One Haloferax litoreum genomic window, GTTCTGCGTTCATGTAGTGTTGCTCCCGTCACATGCGTATAAAACCAATTGATGAGTGAGTGACTATATTACAAGTCTAGTATTGTAATTATTGACGGCCGGATTCGGAATTGGTACCACACTCACAACCCCCTCTCGTGAGTAGTTGGATGACCTCGTATTGGGTACCGCAATCTCGGCAGTATACTTGGGTGTCGATGAGCACGTCGAAGTCGCCGAGTCGAAGTTGGTTCGTGTCTCGGAGCGATTCGAGACTTCGTTCGGTAACAGCAAGTAATCTCCCCCGAAGCTTCTGGACCGAATCGACGACGCTCTGTATGCGATTTTTCGATTCAGAGTCTTTCGAGACACCACGGATTTCAGTGAGATATGTGTACACTGCTTGGTGCGATACAAAGTCTGAGGAGAGTTGGTCGACATCGACTCCCCTGGACTCGAGTGAATTTTTCGCTTGGACACGCATCCCCTCAGTAGTGTCGTCGTCCGAGAGAAGTGAATACAGGTTCTCTGCTTCCCCTTTGAGGACTTCACTATCGGTCTCACGTAGTGCCGATTGGATCATTTTTTCGTTCAGCAACGTTGCGAGGTCTCTGAGACTATCGCTGTCTTCCGGTGCGGTCCACCGTTCGGCTAATGTTTCGCCAAACCCTGTTAACCCATACGAGTCGATCACCCGCTCGACCTTGCTTTTTCGTCGACCTTCGTCCGAGTTAGCTCCCATTAGTCTATCTAAATTCACCGACCTGAAATATGTTCGTGCTCGTGTGCTTATCGTCCAGAGTTCACCCTCGGTGTTCTGGCAACTCGTCTTCTTCTGAAGTGGTGGTCGGCACGTCGAGCTCTGTGGTCGTGATAGAGGGCACATTAGAGAATTGTATCTTGAGTTGGAGCTCTTTTACTGTCCCGATGAGACGGTCCGGTATGTCGTGTTCGAGGTTCTCTTGGGTAAACCGACTTTGCGGGCCGGACACGGTGAGTGCACCGAGAACCTCATCACGCTTTCCGAAGACCGGTGCTGCAACAGCGTGCAGTCCGCTGATACTTTCTCCACGATTGAACGCAACTCCTTGCTCTTTGATCTCTTCTAGTTGTTCGTACAACGTCTCTCGGTCTGTAATCGAGTCCTCTGTCTGTTGGGGCAAACCCCACCTGTCGATGATCTCGTCGACTCGTTCACGGGGGTAGTGAGCGAGTATTGCTTTCCCGCCAGCGATTAAGTGCATGTGTCGGCGACTCCCGACGACGGTGTGCGTCTCCACTGCGTGTGACCCCGCCCCACGGAAGAGGTAGACGGCCAGACCGTGTTCTTCGACCATGAACACGGAACGGCAATCTATCTCTTCAGCAATCTCTTTGACGAACGGTTTGACGATTGTGTACTCTGGCCTTTGATTACGTGCGTACCCACCGACTGTGAGAAACCGTAGACCGATTTTATACGTATCTCCCTCTTTGGCCACGAAGTCGTGCTCTTCGAGTGATGTGAGATGTCTGTGAACTGTACTTGGTGCCATCTCTAGGTGGTCTGCAACTTCCGTTACTCGGCCGCCGTTTAGTGTCATCAACGCTTCTATCACTCGGACGACGGTATCCGTCGTCTTCACACCGTTTCTCTCGCCCCGGTCTTTCACCATGTGTATCGTTACCCACCAACACTATATAAAATTCTGTATTACGGATTATTGCGTGGTTGTCAGTTGGGCTCTACCTTCGTCCGATCAGCATTACAACTATAGTATTGTAATAATAGGCGGTCGACTCTCCCTCGGGCTCAGACTGAAGTCTATCGGCGTTCGGTGTGACATCACATACCGCTCTTCGGTGGATTCACCACTCATCTTTGTCGATGTTGCACTCTTCATTCCGTAATATCGAATCACTCAGCTAATACTGTCTCCATTCGTATTAATTTAAACTATTGAATCAAGAATAATATTTTTCAACATATAAAGTTCCGCTCTGCGGAATCAACTATGTATAAGTCGTCTCGAGATAAAGGGAGTTCTGTGCCAACAATTGACAGAGAGCTGTTTGACCCATTCGGCGAGGATAGTGGATTGAATTGGGAAGAAGAGCGTCCTGGGGTATACGAACGAGTTGTATACGAGGACGAGGACGGTCAATGCACCCGATTCGTCCGAATGGAACCCGGTGCAGAGATTCCCGACCGCATCACCCACGATTTTTACGAGGAGGTGTTCATCATCGAGGGCGGGTTAATCGATACACACCTCGACGAGGTGTTCACACGTGGGATGTACTGCTGTCGAACTCCAGGTATGGAGCACGGCCCATACGTCGCACCGATTGGGTGCCTCACCATCGGTCACCGCTACTACGATTGATCTTTGGCGACCCGTACCGGCGACATCTTCGTATAGTATGTCCCGGTCAGTCGACCGACAGCATCGATTTTTCGCACATCGACCTTTCCATCTGTGACCACTGAATCGTCTACGTGTACGTATGTGACCTGACCAAACACCACGACGTGGTCACCGACTGGAACCGTCTCGTAGAGACGACATTCGACGTTCATCTTCGCTTCACCGACGCGAGGCGCATCGACAGTCGTGCTCGGGGTCGGCTCTAGCCCAACGTGCGTGAACTCGTCTTCGTCTGGTGGAAGTTCGTCGCTCGTCTTGTCCATCGCTTCGAGAAGGTCTTCTGTCACGAGATTGTAGACGAACTCTCCCGTCTCTAAGACGTTCGTTACCGTGTCCTTGTGTGACCCGTCAGTGGATTGCTTTCCCGAAAACATCAACACGGGTGGGTTGTTCGAGTTGACTCCGTTAAAGAAACTATACGGTGCTAGATTTGGAACTCCCTCGTCACTACACGTGCTAATCCAGCCAATTGGCCGCGGAATTATCGCACTCGTCAGCGTCCGATATAACGCGTCGGTCTCCGTAGGCTCAATCTCCATACCCCCCCGTCACACCCGAACACTATAGCGATATTGTTGAATTCTCCCTCACCGACAGATAGCGTTAATAGTGTATCGTGCCATCACGGTGCATGGAGTCGGAAGAACCACTCCCAGTAACTGCCATGAAACGCTACTGGTACCATCTCGAACGCGACGAATTTCGGGAGGCTGCCGACCAATTCACTGAGGACACGATGTACCTCCACCCACCGATGCACAAGGGCATTTCAGAGGTCTATGGGAGAGAAGAACTCTACGACTATTTCGTCAACGCGAGAGGGCCTCGAGAGTCTTCACACGAGGTGACACACTACGTCTCAGACGGTACTTCAGCCGTCATCCAAGGACGGGTGTTCGGTCCTGACGTTGACGTTCCCCACGTATTCATGGTCTATACCGAGGTCCGAGATGGAAAAATCGCGTACTACAGTGCAGTCAACCGAGACGAAACGGAGTCAGAACGCGTCGTCGAGGACTCCCTCGGGTAGCCCTTCTCGTGAGGGTCGATGGAGCGATGGCTCGTCGGACGCGTAGTTCGGTTCGAATGAGACGTATCGTTCCAGTTTTTGACTTGCATTCTCGAACACGTTGGAACCGTGGTGGACGAGTGCAATTTCGAAATCGTAGTCCAGAAGTCTGACGAGATTTTCTTCCGCATCGACGACGTCTGCTGGTGAGACGTACATGTTCGTCGATTGAGGTGGGTGGACGAGATACCCTGCTGGAAGACCGCGCCGGTCAGAGCCAGAGACAACGTCCCCACACGCTGCGATACCAGCTTTTTCGTCCACGAGCGCCGAACTCCCCGGCGAATGTCCGCCAACGTGGACTGCTACGAAGCGGCCGATTCTATCTTCGTGTCCGTACAGATTGTCTGCTGGCGTCGTCACGTTGAGGCGGTCTGCGTCGACGAGGGGTTCCTGTTCCGGTACCCACGTTTCGACGTCGAACCGGTCGACGACCGTGTCGAATGCCCCCGCGTGGTCGAGATGACGGTGAGTGATGATAAGCCGTTGTGGGTCGACACCCGTCGACTCTATTCCGTCGATAAGGTGTCGTGCACGGGTTGGCACACACGTATCGACAAGCGTCGGGACGTCGTCTGGAAGGTCGAACAGGTACGACCGGCGTCGGTCGCCTCTGATGAACGGTGGGCCTTCGTCGCGGTCTTGCCACGTTATCTCGTATACGCCGGGGACGACCTCTGTGTAGTATGGTGCGACCATCAGCACTGCTCCTTGGCTTCGATCAATTGGGTCAACGTTTCGGTTGCGTACGCACGATCCATCGGACGGACGACGACCTCGTCGACCCCAGAATCTACGAGGTCACCGAGATACTCTGCGAGGTGAGTTGCGTCTCCGGCGAGATAGTTTGCATCGGAACTCCATCCACGGTACCCGTCTTTGATGAGGTCCTGTGCATGCTCCTTGGCATCCGCGTCGTTCGGGAGTCCGACGGCATCCAGCCTGACGATGACTGCACCACCCCCTGCCTCCTCGAACCACTGAATCTTCTCTTCGAGCGTATCGTGGTCTGCAGAAGAACTCACCCATGCGTCGCCAAGCCTACCGGCTCGGCGCACTGCCGGTTCTGCGCTCCCCCCGATACAAATTCGTGCATCTGCTTTCGGATTCACCGAGACGTCTTCGACTTGATAGTACTTCCCTTCGAACGTCACTTCGTCTTCAGACCATAGACGACGGATGAGTGCTAGCTGTTCTTCGAATCGCGGTGCACGCTGACGCTTCGGAACCCCGAACGCCCTAAATGCATCGTCGTTGTACCCCAGTGCGCACCAGAAGTCAAATTGTTCGACCATCGCGCTGAGTGTTCCCGCCTGTTCGGCAACGAGGACTGGGTCGTACATCGGTAAGAGAAACATCGTTGCGACGTGGTCGAACAAGGCGGCGAGACGACCGGACGTCGGCACATTTTGAAGGTACTGTCCCAAATCGACGACGTGGTGGTCCCCTTTTTCTATGTAGTCGTACCCAAGTTCGTGTGCTGTCTCGGCGAGTTCGAGGAGTTTCGCCGTGGCATCTCTCGCTGGGAGTTCCCGAGGATAGAAACCAGACGGAGAGTATCCAATCTTCATGCTTCGACCTCGTCGTCGACGAACGAACCGCTGTCGATGAGTTGTGTTCCGTCGAGGGTGACCGACGCGTCGTTCATGACGAAATCGATGTGTACCGGTGAATCGACGTCTTGTCCATAGATGAGGCCATTTCCGATTCCGATGTGGGTTCGCCCTCGCCCTTTCT contains:
- the rdfA gene encoding rod-determining factor RdfA, with product MGANSDEGRRKSKVERVIDSYGLTGFGETLAERWTAPEDSDSLRDLATLLNEKMIQSALRETDSEVLKGEAENLYSLLSDDDTTEGMRVQAKNSLESRGVDVDQLSSDFVSHQAVYTYLTEIRGVSKDSESKNRIQSVVDSVQKLRGRLLAVTERSLESLRDTNQLRLGDFDVLIDTQVYCRDCGTQYEVIQLLTRGGCECGTNSESGRQ
- a CDS encoding cupin domain-containing protein, which gives rise to MYKSSRDKGSSVPTIDRELFDPFGEDSGLNWEEERPGVYERVVYEDEDGQCTRFVRMEPGAEIPDRITHDFYEEVFIIEGGLIDTHLDEVFTRGMYCCRTPGMEHGPYVAPIGCLTIGHRYYD
- a CDS encoding LLM class flavin-dependent oxidoreductase; the protein is MKIGYSPSGFYPRELPARDATAKLLELAETAHELGYDYIEKGDHHVVDLGQYLQNVPTSGRLAALFDHVATMFLLPMYDPVLVAEQAGTLSAMVEQFDFWCALGYNDDAFRAFGVPKRQRAPRFEEQLALIRRLWSEDEVTFEGKYYQVEDVSVNPKADARICIGGSAEPAVRRAGRLGDAWVSSSADHDTLEEKIQWFEEAGGGAVIVRLDAVGLPNDADAKEHAQDLIKDGYRGWSSDANYLAGDATHLAEYLGDLVDSGVDEVVVRPMDRAYATETLTQLIEAKEQC
- a CDS encoding nuclear transport factor 2 family protein, which gives rise to MESEEPLPVTAMKRYWYHLERDEFREAADQFTEDTMYLHPPMHKGISEVYGREELYDYFVNARGPRESSHEVTHYVSDGTSAVIQGRVFGPDVDVPHVFMVYTEVRDGKIAYYSAVNRDETESERVVEDSLG
- a CDS encoding flavin reductase family protein gives rise to the protein MEIEPTETDALYRTLTSAIIPRPIGWISTCSDEGVPNLAPYSFFNGVNSNNPPVLMFSGKQSTDGSHKDTVTNVLETGEFVYNLVTEDLLEAMDKTSDELPPDEDEFTHVGLEPTPSTTVDAPRVGEAKMNVECRLYETVPVGDHVVVFGQVTYVHVDDSVVTDGKVDVRKIDAVGRLTGTYYTKMSPVRVAKDQS
- a CDS encoding MBL fold metallo-hydrolase translates to MVAPYYTEVVPGVYEITWQDRDEGPPFIRGDRRRSYLFDLPDDVPTLVDTCVPTRARHLIDGIESTGVDPQRLIITHRHLDHAGAFDTVVDRFDVETWVPEQEPLVDADRLNVTTPADNLYGHEDRIGRFVAVHVGGHSPGSSALVDEKAGIAACGDVVSGSDRRGLPAGYLVHPPQSTNMYVSPADVVDAEENLVRLLDYDFEIALVHHGSNVFENASQKLERYVSFEPNYASDEPSLHRPSREGLPEGVLDDAF
- a CDS encoding IclR family transcriptional regulator, coding for MVKDRGERNGVKTTDTVVRVIEALMTLNGGRVTEVADHLEMAPSTVHRHLTSLEEHDFVAKEGDTYKIGLRFLTVGGYARNQRPEYTIVKPFVKEIAEEIDCRSVFMVEEHGLAVYLFRGAGSHAVETHTVVGSRRHMHLIAGGKAILAHYPRERVDEIIDRWGLPQQTEDSITDRETLYEQLEEIKEQGVAFNRGESISGLHAVAAPVFGKRDEVLGALTVSGPQSRFTQENLEHDIPDRLIGTVKELQLKIQFSNVPSITTTELDVPTTTSEEDELPEHRG